The proteins below come from a single Salinilacihabitans rarus genomic window:
- a CDS encoding 23S rRNA (uridine(2552)-2'-O)-methyltransferase has translation MTRRDEYYNKAKQQGYRSRAAYKLKQLDDLEDVLSRGDAVVDLGAAPGGWLQVAAEEVGPEGTVIGVDLQRIKPFADEIDDRIETVRGDMTEQRTRERVVEAAGGTVDAVVSDMAPNMSGEYSLDQARSLHLARQAFETALELLDAGGDFVVKVFEGPDVDDFRADVEAEFTYVRATSPKASRAESSELYLIGKGRLTAPVRPGDELEVEIVDVGSEGDGIASVDGFRLFVPGTEAGETVAVRVDDVKPAFGFAERIDE, from the coding sequence ATGACACGACGCGACGAGTACTACAACAAGGCGAAACAGCAGGGCTACCGCTCCCGGGCGGCCTACAAGCTGAAACAGCTAGACGACCTCGAAGACGTGCTCTCGCGGGGCGACGCGGTCGTCGACCTCGGGGCCGCGCCGGGGGGCTGGCTGCAGGTCGCCGCCGAGGAAGTCGGCCCCGAGGGGACGGTGATCGGGGTCGACCTCCAGCGGATCAAGCCGTTCGCCGACGAGATAGACGACCGCATCGAGACGGTCCGCGGCGACATGACCGAGCAGCGGACCCGCGAGCGGGTCGTCGAGGCCGCCGGGGGGACGGTCGACGCCGTCGTCTCGGACATGGCGCCGAACATGTCCGGCGAGTACTCGCTCGATCAGGCGCGCTCGCTGCACCTCGCCCGGCAGGCGTTCGAGACGGCCCTCGAACTGCTCGACGCCGGCGGGGACTTCGTCGTGAAGGTGTTCGAGGGCCCCGACGTCGACGACTTCCGGGCGGACGTCGAGGCGGAGTTCACCTACGTCCGCGCGACGAGTCCGAAGGCCTCGCGCGCCGAATCGTCGGAACTCTACCTGATCGGGAAGGGGCGGCTCACCGCGCCCGTCCGCCCCGGCGACGAACTCGAGGTCGAGATCGTCGACGTCGGCAGCGAGGGCGACGGCATCGCCTCCGTCGACGGCTTCCGGCTGTTCGTCCCCGGGACCGAGGCCGGCGAGACCGTCGCGGTCCGCGTCGACGACGTCAAGCCCGCCTTCGGGTTCGCCGAGCGGATCGACGAGTAG
- a CDS encoding winged helix-turn-helix domain-containing protein, translating to MPISEDEFRTIDEDTPVIDLAPDTTQGKIYRFLLVNADKAFRQREIVDAVDVPRGSVGPTLKRLERRGLVDHRGRYWKIADAEHATASAGLLGAATVDEIDGGFSNEEVDEWMETAVDPIDELDEDDSEGA from the coding sequence ATGCCGATCTCGGAAGACGAGTTTCGGACTATCGACGAGGATACCCCGGTCATCGACCTCGCGCCCGACACGACGCAGGGGAAGATCTATCGGTTCCTCCTCGTGAACGCCGACAAGGCGTTCCGCCAGCGCGAGATCGTTGACGCGGTCGACGTCCCGCGAGGGAGCGTCGGGCCGACGCTCAAGCGCCTCGAACGGCGCGGGCTGGTCGACCACCGCGGACGCTACTGGAAGATTGCCGACGCCGAACACGCGACCGCCTCTGCTGGATTACTCGGTGCTGCGACGGTCGACGAGATCGACGGCGGATTCTCCAACGAGGAAGTCGACGAGTGGATGGAAACCGCGGTCGACCCGATCGACGAACTCGACGAGGACGATAGCGAGGGGGCGTAG
- a CDS encoding type II toxin-antitoxin system PemK/MazF family toxin — protein MAERGDVVWAPDPFKSAGGNPRPWLVVSTDRLPYPDEESIAVAFTTQSHHPGSFVVPSEMWVRGEPRTQSYVLPWSVATLKDETHVVGTQGTVTDEFTARVTDALLSYLDPSAVE, from the coding sequence ATGGCTGAGCGAGGCGACGTCGTGTGGGCTCCCGACCCGTTCAAATCGGCCGGTGGGAATCCGCGGCCGTGGTTGGTCGTATCCACCGATCGACTTCCGTATCCCGACGAAGAGTCGATCGCGGTCGCGTTCACGACGCAGTCGCATCATCCGGGCAGTTTCGTAGTACCGAGCGAGATGTGGGTTCGGGGAGAGCCCCGGACGCAAAGCTACGTCCTTCCGTGGTCGGTGGCGACGCTGAAAGACGAGACGCACGTCGTCGGAACGCAAGGTACGGTCACCGACGAGTTTACGGCGCGCGTCACTGACGCTCTCCTTTCGTATCTCGATCCGTCTGCCGTCGAGTAG